The sequence below is a genomic window from Gammaproteobacteria bacterium.
CAGCTTCTATGGTTGTTGGTTGGTAGTGGCTCAAAGTTGTTAATCGTCATAAATGTCTAACCCGAATTCAACGTGATTGATAAATAATCCAATAACAGTATCATGCATTTTTTCCAGCTTTGAAAAACAAATGGTTCTTCGTGTCAAT
It includes:
- a CDS encoding IS1 family transposase, with the translated sequence LTRRTICFSKLEKMHDTVIGLFINHVEFGLDIYDD